One part of the Micrococcus sp. 2A genome encodes these proteins:
- a CDS encoding DUF4177 domain-containing protein, whose translation MTQHTRWEYSTIPLLIHATKQILDQWGEDGWELVAVIPGPEGANPVAYLKRPKAA comes from the coding sequence ATGACCCAGCACACGCGGTGGGAGTACTCCACCATCCCCCTCCTCATCCACGCGACCAAGCAGATCCTCGACCAGTGGGGTGAGGACGGGTGGGAGCTCGTGGCCGTGATCCCCGGCCCCGAGGGCGCCAACCCCGTGGCCTATCTCAAGCGCCCCAAGGCCGCGTGA
- a CDS encoding GntR family transcriptional regulator: MTPRTPAHREGGEAATAASPPSRVAAPSLPCLSVDRSAPDPASAQLVDAVVDAVARGLLARGDRLPPVRTLAGELGLAPGTAAKAYKELEARGAVETRGRAGTFVAASAEGCREEARQAARRFVDEVVGRLGFTPADAVKQARLAAAARG; this comes from the coding sequence ATGACCCCGCGCACCCCTGCGCACCGCGAGGGCGGGGAGGCTGCCACGGCGGCCTCCCCGCCCTCGCGTGTCGCCGCGCCGTCCCTGCCGTGTCTGTCGGTCGACCGCTCGGCCCCGGATCCCGCCTCGGCGCAGCTCGTGGACGCCGTCGTGGACGCCGTGGCCCGCGGTCTCCTCGCCCGCGGCGACCGCCTCCCGCCCGTGCGCACGCTGGCCGGGGAGCTCGGGCTCGCCCCGGGCACCGCGGCCAAGGCCTACAAGGAGCTCGAGGCTCGCGGGGCCGTGGAGACCCGCGGTCGCGCGGGCACGTTCGTCGCGGCGTCCGCGGAGGGGTGCAGGGAGGAGGCCCGACAGGCAGCACGCCGCTTCGTGGACGAGGTCGTCGGCCGCCTCGGCTTCACGCCCGCCGACGCCGTGAAGCAGGCCCGCCTGGCCGCCGCCGCCCGGGGCTGA
- the acs gene encoding acetate--CoA ligase, translating to MDEQIPTFPPPPEFAAQAVATADLYAEASEDRLAYWARRAREALHWEEDFTEVLDFSDAPFAKWFADGTTNAAYNALDRHVEAGRGERVAIHFEGEPGDTRTYTYAELAAEVRRAANAFESLGVAKGDRVAVYLPMIPEAVITMLACARIGAVHSVVFGGFSADALRSRVDDAEAKLVVTADGSFRRGKPSMLKPAVDEALSAPGHTVENVVVVRRNEAEVPMAEGRDHWWHDVVPTASDEHELVWHDAEHPLFILYTSGTTGKPKGILHTTGGYLVQGAVTMHDTFDLKPETDVYWCTADVGWVTGHSYVAYAPLVNGATQVIYEGTPDSPHQGRWWEIVEKYGVTILYTAPTAVRTFMKWGRQIPDGHDLSSLRLLGTVGEAINPEAWRWFHEVIGGSHCPIVDTWWQTETGAHMLTPLPGVTTLKPGSAQQPVPGVVLTVVDEAGEPLEGTAAGFLVAREPWPSMLRGIWGDPERFKETYWSRFPGMYFAGDGARYDEDGDIWLLGRVDDVMNVSGHRLSTQEIESSLVAHELVAESAVVGAADETTGQSVVAFVLLTEEASARGLDPAEVEQALRAHVGHDIGPIAKPKRILVVPELPKTRSGKIMRRLLKDVAEGRTPGDATTLADPTVMDRIVETLGDRA from the coding sequence ATGGATGAGCAGATCCCCACGTTCCCCCCACCACCGGAGTTCGCCGCCCAGGCCGTCGCCACGGCGGACCTGTACGCCGAGGCCTCCGAGGACCGGCTCGCCTACTGGGCCCGCCGAGCCCGCGAGGCCCTGCACTGGGAGGAGGACTTCACCGAGGTCCTGGACTTCTCCGACGCCCCGTTCGCGAAGTGGTTCGCCGACGGCACCACCAACGCCGCCTACAACGCACTGGACCGCCACGTGGAGGCCGGCCGCGGCGAGCGTGTGGCCATCCACTTCGAGGGCGAGCCGGGCGACACCCGCACCTACACGTACGCCGAGCTGGCCGCCGAGGTGCGGCGGGCCGCCAACGCGTTCGAGTCGCTGGGCGTCGCCAAGGGCGACCGCGTGGCCGTCTACCTGCCCATGATCCCCGAGGCCGTCATCACGATGCTCGCGTGCGCGCGCATCGGCGCCGTGCACTCCGTGGTGTTCGGCGGCTTCTCCGCCGACGCCCTGCGCTCCCGCGTGGACGACGCCGAGGCGAAGCTCGTCGTCACCGCGGACGGCTCCTTCCGCCGCGGCAAGCCCTCCATGCTCAAGCCCGCCGTGGACGAGGCGCTCTCAGCCCCCGGCCACACCGTGGAGAACGTCGTCGTCGTGCGCCGCAACGAGGCCGAGGTGCCCATGGCCGAGGGCCGCGACCACTGGTGGCACGACGTGGTCCCCACCGCCTCCGACGAGCACGAGCTCGTGTGGCACGACGCCGAGCACCCGCTCTTCATCCTCTACACCTCCGGCACCACCGGGAAGCCGAAGGGCATCCTGCACACCACCGGCGGCTACCTCGTCCAGGGCGCCGTGACGATGCACGACACCTTCGACCTCAAGCCGGAGACGGACGTCTACTGGTGCACCGCCGACGTCGGCTGGGTCACCGGCCACTCCTACGTCGCCTACGCGCCGCTCGTGAACGGCGCCACCCAGGTGATCTACGAGGGCACCCCGGACTCCCCGCACCAGGGCCGGTGGTGGGAGATCGTCGAGAAGTACGGCGTCACCATCCTCTACACCGCGCCGACCGCGGTGCGCACCTTCATGAAGTGGGGCCGCCAGATCCCGGACGGCCACGACCTCTCCTCCCTGCGCCTGCTGGGCACCGTGGGCGAGGCCATCAACCCCGAGGCGTGGCGCTGGTTCCACGAGGTCATCGGCGGCTCGCACTGCCCGATCGTGGACACCTGGTGGCAGACCGAGACCGGCGCGCACATGCTCACCCCGCTGCCCGGCGTCACCACGCTCAAGCCCGGCTCGGCGCAGCAGCCCGTGCCCGGCGTCGTGCTGACCGTGGTGGACGAGGCGGGCGAGCCCCTCGAGGGCACCGCCGCGGGCTTCCTCGTGGCGCGCGAGCCGTGGCCGTCCATGCTGCGGGGCATCTGGGGCGATCCGGAGCGCTTCAAGGAGACCTACTGGTCCCGCTTCCCCGGCATGTACTTCGCCGGCGACGGCGCCCGCTACGACGAGGACGGCGACATCTGGCTGCTCGGCCGCGTGGACGACGTCATGAACGTCTCCGGCCACCGCCTGTCCACCCAGGAGATCGAGTCCTCCCTCGTGGCGCACGAGCTCGTGGCGGAGTCCGCCGTGGTCGGCGCCGCGGACGAGACGACGGGTCAGTCCGTCGTCGCCTTCGTCCTCCTCACCGAGGAGGCCTCCGCCCGGGGCCTGGACCCTGCCGAGGTCGAGCAGGCGCTGCGCGCCCACGTGGGGCACGACATCGGCCCGATCGCCAAGCCGAAGCGCATCCTCGTGGTGCCGGAGCTGCCCAAGACCCGCTCGGGGAAGATCATGCGCCGCCTCCTCAAGGACGTCGCCGAGGGCCGCACCCCCGGCGACGCCACCACCCTGGCGGATCCGACCGTCATGGACCGCATCGTGGAGACCCTGGGCGACCGCGCCTGA
- a CDS encoding ArgP/LysG family DNA-binding transcriptional regulator produces the protein MNHEQLRALLAIVDEGSFEGAAHTLGVSASAVSQRIRALEHTVGQVVVRRGSPCVPTDAGTALVRMARHVQVLEGEAWARLGRQASGRSVTALAVPADALGTWFQPVVRDAAAWHDTVLDLHVEDQDHSAQLLRRGEVLAAVTTEPVPVPGCEAEPLGHMRYVPVAARALLERHRGAGAVDLAAMPMMRFNVKDDLQGIVLRSAGVATAPPTHTAPSFDAFQRCVEAGLGWGMLVDHQAREGLRDGGLVRLPGVDDVLLPLHWQAATLPSPRLLRLTAAVRAAAHRGLDPP, from the coding sequence ATGAATCACGAGCAGCTGCGCGCCCTGCTGGCCATCGTCGACGAGGGCTCGTTCGAAGGGGCGGCCCACACGCTGGGCGTCAGCGCGTCCGCCGTGAGCCAGCGGATTCGCGCGCTCGAGCACACCGTCGGCCAGGTGGTGGTCCGGCGAGGCAGCCCCTGCGTGCCGACCGATGCCGGCACGGCCCTCGTGCGCATGGCCCGGCACGTGCAGGTCCTCGAGGGGGAGGCCTGGGCACGTCTCGGCCGGCAGGCGTCCGGTCGCAGCGTCACCGCGCTCGCCGTGCCCGCGGACGCCCTGGGCACGTGGTTCCAGCCCGTGGTGCGGGACGCCGCCGCCTGGCATGACACCGTGCTGGACCTGCACGTGGAGGACCAGGACCACAGTGCGCAGCTGCTGCGGCGGGGCGAGGTGCTGGCCGCCGTCACCACCGAGCCGGTCCCCGTGCCGGGCTGCGAGGCGGAGCCGCTCGGCCACATGCGGTACGTCCCCGTGGCCGCGCGCGCCCTGCTCGAGCGGCACCGGGGGGCCGGCGCCGTCGACCTCGCGGCCATGCCGATGATGCGGTTCAACGTGAAGGACGACCTCCAGGGCATCGTGCTGCGCTCCGCCGGAGTCGCCACGGCCCCGCCGACCCACACCGCCCCGTCCTTCGACGCCTTCCAGCGCTGCGTGGAGGCCGGCCTGGGCTGGGGCATGCTCGTGGACCATCAGGCTCGCGAGGGCCTGCGCGACGGCGGCCTCGTCCGCCTGCCGGGGGTCGACGACGTCCTCCTGCCCCTGCACTGGCAGGCCGCCACCCTGCCCTCACCGCGCCTGCTGCGACTGACCGCGGCCGTCCGTGCCGCCGCCCACCGGGGGCTGGATCCCCCGTGA
- a CDS encoding NUDIX hydrolase: protein MDLTRQWLAQRFRQVRPARPASAVVMVREGTDGPEVLLRHRTGNTPLGRVGLPGGSLSTSDAETCRWFGPEPARWSACLGIPDRRRARQHVVAAVRELFEETGVLLAGRSDGDIVLQPRGRSWGGTRASLEQGEAGLPSLLDSRGLGLRADLLRPLERWQSALHSHRRFDTVVFAAALPPQQTASEAAAGASERGWCSARRILEGPVALPGPEGWLGEAGTVRLDQVSTPMTQALLRRVAAHRTAAAFLLSLTEGVGRGAIPQRTVVTEPDDGSGRLWMHAEETGRH, encoded by the coding sequence GTGGACCTCACCCGCCAGTGGCTCGCCCAGCGATTCCGGCAGGTGCGCCCCGCCCGTCCGGCGTCCGCCGTCGTGATGGTGCGCGAGGGGACGGACGGGCCCGAGGTGCTGCTGCGCCACCGGACGGGGAACACTCCCCTCGGGCGGGTGGGCCTTCCCGGGGGCTCGCTCTCCACCTCGGACGCGGAGACGTGCCGGTGGTTCGGGCCCGAGCCCGCGCGCTGGTCCGCGTGCCTCGGCATCCCGGATCGGCGCCGCGCCCGCCAGCACGTGGTGGCCGCGGTCCGCGAGCTCTTCGAGGAGACCGGCGTCCTGTTGGCGGGGCGCTCGGACGGGGACATCGTGCTCCAGCCCCGTGGCCGCTCCTGGGGCGGGACACGGGCCTCCCTCGAGCAGGGGGAGGCGGGACTGCCCTCGCTCCTGGACTCCCGCGGTCTGGGACTGCGCGCCGACCTGCTGCGCCCGCTCGAGCGCTGGCAGAGCGCCCTCCACAGCCACCGGCGCTTCGACACGGTGGTGTTCGCCGCGGCCCTGCCGCCGCAGCAGACCGCGTCGGAGGCGGCCGCCGGCGCGAGCGAGCGGGGCTGGTGCTCCGCGCGACGGATCCTCGAGGGGCCCGTGGCCCTGCCCGGTCCGGAGGGCTGGCTCGGCGAGGCGGGCACGGTGCGCCTCGACCAGGTCTCCACGCCCATGACCCAGGCGCTGCTGCGGCGTGTGGCCGCCCACCGCACGGCCGCCGCCTTCCTGCTCTCCCTCACGGAAGGGGTGGGGCGGGGCGCCATCCCGCAGCGCACCGTGGTCACCGAGCCCGACGACGGCAGCGGCCGCCTGTGGATGCACGCCGAGGAGACCGGGCGGCACTGA
- a CDS encoding Crp/Fnr family transcriptional regulator — translation MDLEVLRKAPLFTHLDDEVFAILTSELTEVELSRGSSAFHEGDQGDQLYVIMSGKVKLGRTAPDGRENLVAVLGPGEIFGEMALFNPAPRSATATAVSAARLAGLRHENLRRAIASSPEVSLQLLQALAQRLSKTNESLADLVFSDVPGRVAKALLDLADRFGRPAADGLLVAHDLTQEELAQLVGASRETVNKALAEFVQRGWIRLENRAVVILDLQRLRQRSR, via the coding sequence ATGGATCTCGAGGTTCTGCGGAAGGCCCCGCTGTTCACTCACCTGGACGACGAGGTGTTCGCCATCCTGACCTCCGAGCTGACCGAGGTGGAGCTCTCGCGCGGCTCGTCCGCGTTCCACGAGGGCGATCAGGGCGACCAGCTGTACGTGATCATGTCCGGCAAGGTGAAGCTCGGCCGGACGGCTCCGGACGGGCGCGAGAACCTCGTGGCCGTGCTCGGCCCCGGTGAGATCTTCGGAGAGATGGCCCTGTTCAACCCCGCGCCGCGCAGCGCCACCGCCACTGCGGTCTCGGCCGCCCGCCTCGCGGGCCTGCGCCACGAGAACCTGCGCCGCGCGATCGCGTCCTCCCCCGAGGTCTCCCTCCAGCTGCTCCAGGCCCTCGCCCAGCGCCTGTCAAAGACCAACGAGTCCCTCGCGGACCTGGTCTTCTCCGACGTTCCGGGCCGCGTCGCGAAGGCGCTCCTGGACCTGGCCGACCGCTTCGGCCGCCCCGCGGCGGACGGGCTCCTCGTGGCCCACGACCTCACGCAGGAGGAGCTGGCCCAGCTGGTGGGCGCCTCTCGCGAGACCGTGAACAAGGCGCTCGCCGAGTTCGTGCAGCGCGGCTGGATCCGCCTCGAGAACCGCGCCGTCGTGATCCTGGACCTGCAGCGCCTGCGCCAGCGTTCGCGCTGA
- a CDS encoding CvpA family protein — MIFGLTWLDAVLLVLLVMFFVQGHRRGLGVVLGNLAGFIAGALIAFLAVPVVSQWATGTGWRWVLTLVTVVALVASGQYVGAAIGAQLRLRIGPPVLRRVDRLLGALASVLVAALVMGLLSFSLGALGNTAVTREVARSRVLTTVDAAMPDAVLSWAARARAAVAGLDGLPEVELPAPAEDADAPDLPPVTAALGSGATGSGGPDAAAVPGSSAAAPGGEPSGGAAPADTPGAARPGEAGTPGDAGTPGEPGSATSADDSAGAGPAPLPSTPAQGEPGASQPGAPEPDAAPSRSQPDAPADPASSAPAPAAAASSPTTAAARPSGPAAAPQPAPAADVSRSVVRLTGTATACAQVQSGSGVAIAPDRVLTNAHVVAGVPAPTVLDRDRGVYAARVVLLDTARDLAVLAVDGAQLPVARLGAELGVGDTATAMGYPDSGPFATTAARVQAVGEVPLEAVGGGAVSAVDVYTLEADIRHGYSGGPVVAEDGTLAGLVFARAPGSGQIGYALTADAIARTVAVAPSLSSTVSAGQCVVGG, encoded by the coding sequence ATGATCTTCGGCCTGACCTGGTTGGACGCGGTGCTGCTCGTGCTCCTGGTCATGTTCTTCGTGCAGGGCCATCGCCGTGGCCTCGGCGTCGTGCTGGGCAACCTGGCGGGGTTCATCGCGGGCGCGCTCATCGCCTTCCTCGCCGTGCCCGTCGTCTCCCAGTGGGCCACCGGCACGGGCTGGCGGTGGGTGCTCACCCTGGTCACGGTGGTGGCCCTCGTCGCCTCGGGCCAGTACGTCGGCGCGGCGATCGGCGCGCAGCTGCGCCTGCGCATCGGTCCGCCCGTGCTGCGCCGCGTGGACCGGCTCCTCGGCGCGCTGGCGTCGGTGCTCGTGGCCGCGCTCGTGATGGGCCTCCTCTCCTTCTCCCTCGGTGCACTGGGCAACACCGCGGTCACCCGTGAGGTCGCCCGGTCCCGCGTGCTCACCACGGTGGACGCCGCCATGCCCGACGCTGTCCTCTCGTGGGCGGCCCGCGCCCGCGCCGCGGTCGCCGGCCTCGACGGCCTCCCCGAGGTGGAGCTGCCCGCACCCGCCGAAGACGCCGACGCGCCCGACCTGCCGCCCGTGACCGCGGCGCTCGGCTCCGGCGCCACGGGGTCCGGCGGCCCCGACGCCGCTGCCGTTCCCGGCTCCTCGGCCGCGGCCCCCGGTGGTGAGCCGTCCGGCGGCGCGGCCCCTGCGGACACCCCGGGCGCGGCCCGGCCCGGCGAGGCCGGCACCCCCGGCGACGCGGGCACCCCGGGCGAGCCGGGGTCGGCCACGTCTGCCGACGACTCGGCGGGAGCGGGGCCTGCACCGCTCCCCAGCACCCCCGCGCAGGGGGAGCCCGGCGCGTCCCAGCCCGGCGCACCCGAGCCGGACGCCGCACCGTCGCGCTCCCAGCCGGACGCGCCCGCAGACCCGGCCTCCTCCGCGCCCGCACCGGCCGCCGCGGCGTCGAGCCCGACGACGGCGGCTGCCCGTCCATCCGGACCGGCCGCCGCACCGCAGCCGGCGCCGGCCGCCGACGTGTCCCGCTCCGTGGTCCGCCTGACCGGCACCGCCACGGCCTGCGCGCAGGTCCAGAGCGGCTCCGGAGTGGCGATCGCCCCGGACCGCGTGCTCACCAACGCCCACGTGGTGGCCGGCGTCCCCGCGCCCACCGTGCTCGACCGCGACCGCGGGGTGTACGCGGCACGCGTCGTCCTCCTGGACACGGCCCGGGACCTCGCGGTGCTCGCCGTCGACGGGGCGCAGCTGCCCGTGGCGCGTCTGGGTGCGGAGCTGGGCGTGGGCGACACGGCCACGGCCATGGGCTACCCGGACAGCGGCCCGTTCGCCACCACCGCCGCCCGCGTGCAGGCCGTGGGCGAGGTCCCGCTCGAGGCCGTGGGCGGCGGCGCCGTCTCCGCGGTGGACGTCTACACCCTCGAGGCGGACATCCGCCACGGATACTCCGGCGGGCCCGTGGTGGCGGAGGACGGCACGCTCGCCGGCCTCGTGTTCGCCCGCGCGCCGGGGTCGGGTCAGATCGGCTACGCCCTCACGGCGGACGCGATCGCCCGGACAGTGGCGGTCGCGCCCAGCCTGAGCTCCACCGTCTCCGCGGGGCAGTGCGTCGTGGGGGGCTGA
- the nth gene encoding endonuclease III produces MSAHGTTTPTGESPLALTRRARRIDRALAEAYPYAVAELDFENPFELLVATVLSAQTTDVRVNSVTPALFARFPDAAAMAAATEVELQELVRPTGFYKNKASAILRLSVELVERFDGEVPGRLEDLVTLPGVGRKTAFVVLGNAFGRPGITVDTHFGRLARRLGFTEETDPVKVEHAVAALFPPRDWTMLSHHLIFHGRRVCHARKPACGACPIARWCPSYGAGETDPERARSLLAYELKPGREELLALMRAGRTRRELRALGHSLGA; encoded by the coding sequence GTGAGCGCGCACGGGACGACGACGCCGACGGGGGAGAGCCCGCTGGCCCTGACGCGCCGGGCGCGGCGGATCGACCGCGCGCTCGCGGAGGCGTACCCGTACGCGGTGGCCGAGCTGGACTTCGAGAACCCCTTCGAGCTGCTCGTGGCCACCGTGCTCTCGGCCCAGACGACGGACGTGCGGGTGAACTCCGTGACCCCCGCGCTGTTCGCGCGCTTCCCCGACGCGGCGGCCATGGCCGCGGCCACGGAGGTGGAGCTGCAGGAGCTCGTGCGCCCCACGGGCTTCTACAAGAACAAGGCGTCGGCGATCCTGCGGCTCTCCGTCGAGCTCGTGGAGCGCTTCGACGGGGAGGTCCCCGGCCGCCTCGAGGATCTCGTGACCCTCCCGGGGGTGGGTCGCAAGACGGCGTTCGTGGTGCTGGGCAACGCGTTCGGCCGCCCCGGGATCACCGTGGACACGCACTTCGGGCGCCTGGCGCGCCGGCTCGGCTTCACGGAGGAGACCGACCCGGTGAAGGTGGAGCACGCCGTCGCCGCCCTGTTCCCGCCGCGGGACTGGACCATGCTCTCCCACCACCTCATCTTCCACGGCCGCCGCGTGTGCCACGCGCGGAAGCCGGCGTGCGGGGCCTGCCCGATCGCCCGGTGGTGCCCCAGCTACGGTGCGGGCGAGACCGACCCCGAGAGGGCGCGGTCCCTGCTGGCCTACGAGCTCAAGCCCGGCCGGGAGGAGCTGCTCGCACTCATGCGCGCGGGGCGGACGCGCCGCGAGCTCCGGGCCCTGGGGCATTCCCTCGGGGCATGA
- a CDS encoding sodium-dependent transporter yields the protein MSTSVSATDAAPRQSREEFTGRWAFILAAIGSAVGLGNIWRFPYVAYENGGGAFVVPYLIALLTAGIPLLFFDYAIGHRFRGSAPLAFRRLNRWAEAIGWWQVLICVVIGIYYAAIIAWSIRYTGFSLTQEWGDDPEGFFNGTYLQVADAPQPSFDIVPGVFWPMLAVWVILILVMGFGIRRGVALASMIGIPLLIVMFLVLVVIALTLPGATQGLDALFTPNWAALAEPGVWIAAYGQIFFSLSVGFGIMITYASYLKKRTNLTGSGLVVGLSNSGFEILAGIGVFSALGFMAQASGVRVDEVVASGIGLAFVAFPTLISQAPMGALVGILFFGSLVIAGFTSLISILEVVVSAVKDKLGWGRWTTVLVVVGLSAVVSLALFSTTTGLYMLDTMDAFANNFGIVGAALMSVLVVTAVLGSARRIVAHLNAVSSFRVGGIFTLLIGVVMPLVLSYIWLSWIMETIRDGYGDYPGDFLGQYGWGLALGSVAFAVLLSLIPWSKKSNLYEEPVENEIHGDLIPTHAVPAGTTPTGAIPVVRTDTTDPSVDAAARAVRKEH from the coding sequence ATGTCCACATCCGTCTCCGCCACGGACGCCGCACCGCGGCAGTCCCGTGAGGAGTTCACCGGCCGCTGGGCCTTCATCCTCGCGGCGATCGGCTCGGCGGTCGGCCTCGGCAACATCTGGCGCTTCCCCTACGTGGCGTACGAGAACGGCGGCGGCGCCTTCGTCGTCCCCTACCTCATCGCGCTCCTCACCGCGGGCATCCCGCTGCTGTTCTTCGACTACGCGATCGGCCACCGCTTCCGGGGCTCGGCGCCCCTGGCCTTCCGCCGGCTGAACCGCTGGGCCGAAGCCATCGGCTGGTGGCAGGTGCTCATCTGTGTGGTCATCGGCATCTACTACGCGGCCATCATCGCGTGGTCCATCCGCTACACGGGCTTCTCCCTCACCCAGGAGTGGGGCGACGACCCCGAGGGCTTCTTCAACGGGACCTACCTCCAGGTGGCCGACGCCCCGCAGCCCTCGTTCGACATCGTGCCCGGCGTGTTCTGGCCGATGCTCGCGGTGTGGGTCATCCTCATCCTCGTGATGGGCTTCGGCATCCGCCGCGGCGTCGCGCTGGCCTCCATGATCGGCATTCCGCTGCTCATCGTCATGTTCCTCGTGCTGGTCGTCATCGCCCTCACCCTGCCGGGCGCCACGCAGGGCCTCGACGCCCTCTTCACCCCGAACTGGGCGGCCCTGGCCGAGCCGGGCGTGTGGATCGCGGCCTACGGGCAGATCTTCTTCTCCCTCTCCGTGGGCTTCGGCATCATGATCACCTACGCGTCCTACCTGAAGAAGCGCACGAACCTGACGGGCTCCGGCCTCGTGGTCGGCCTGTCCAACTCGGGCTTCGAGATCCTCGCCGGCATCGGCGTGTTCTCGGCGCTGGGCTTCATGGCGCAGGCCTCCGGCGTGCGCGTGGACGAGGTGGTGGCCAGCGGAATCGGCCTGGCCTTCGTCGCGTTCCCCACGCTGATCTCCCAGGCCCCCATGGGCGCCCTCGTGGGCATCCTCTTCTTCGGCTCCCTCGTGATCGCGGGGTTCACCTCGCTCATCTCCATCCTCGAGGTCGTGGTCTCGGCGGTGAAGGACAAGCTGGGCTGGGGCCGCTGGACCACCGTGCTGGTGGTGGTCGGCCTCTCGGCCGTCGTGTCCCTCGCACTGTTCTCCACCACCACGGGCCTCTACATGCTGGACACCATGGACGCCTTCGCCAACAACTTCGGCATCGTGGGCGCCGCCCTCATGTCGGTGCTCGTGGTGACGGCCGTCCTCGGCTCGGCGCGCCGGATCGTGGCCCACCTCAACGCGGTCTCCTCGTTCCGTGTGGGCGGGATCTTCACGCTGCTGATCGGCGTGGTCATGCCCCTGGTGCTCTCCTACATCTGGCTCTCCTGGATCATGGAGACCATCCGGGACGGCTACGGCGACTACCCGGGCGACTTCCTCGGCCAGTACGGCTGGGGCCTGGCCCTCGGCTCGGTGGCCTTCGCGGTGCTGCTGTCCCTGATCCCGTGGTCCAAGAAGTCGAACCTCTATGAAGAGCCCGTGGAGAACGAGATCCACGGCGACCTCATCCCGACCCACGCGGTCCCGGCCGGCACCACGCCCACCGGCGCCATCCCCGTGGTCCGCACGGACACGACGGACCCATCCGTCGACGCGGCGGCCCGTGCCGTCCGGAAGGAGCACTGA
- a CDS encoding RidA family protein encodes MTEPDRPSWGSGTAADRLAALGLARPAVAAPVGSYVPAVRDGDLVLTSGQLPFVDGALPATGKVGAEVDPQRAAELARVAAVNAVAAVHEVVGDLERVVQVVKVVGFVASAPDFTGQPGVINGASDVLAEIFGDAGRHARSAVGVAVLPLDAPVEVEITVRVR; translated from the coding sequence ATGACGGAGCCCGACCGCCCCTCCTGGGGCTCCGGGACCGCGGCGGACCGGCTCGCCGCGCTGGGCCTCGCCCGGCCCGCCGTCGCCGCCCCCGTGGGCTCCTACGTCCCCGCCGTGCGGGACGGGGACCTCGTCCTCACCTCCGGCCAGCTGCCCTTCGTGGACGGCGCCCTGCCGGCCACCGGCAAGGTCGGCGCGGAGGTGGACCCGCAGCGGGCCGCCGAGCTGGCCCGCGTCGCCGCGGTGAACGCCGTGGCGGCCGTGCATGAGGTGGTCGGCGACCTCGAGCGCGTCGTCCAGGTGGTCAAGGTGGTCGGCTTCGTGGCCTCCGCCCCCGACTTCACCGGTCAGCCCGGCGTGATCAACGGCGCCTCGGACGTGCTCGCCGAGATCTTCGGCGACGCGGGCCGCCATGCCCGCTCCGCCGTCGGCGTGGCCGTGCTGCCCCTGGACGCGCCCGTGGAGGTCGAGATCACTGTCCGCGTCCGCTGA
- a CDS encoding methionine/alanine import family NSS transporter small subunit yields the protein MSIAAIMMMTLAIVLVWGGLVVAMIHLVRHPDETSGHLPDEAWDAADEEAFGAPVDDDAPAHRV from the coding sequence ATGAGCATCGCAGCCATCATGATGATGACCCTCGCGATCGTCCTGGTCTGGGGAGGTCTGGTCGTCGCGATGATCCACCTCGTGCGGCACCCGGACGAGACCTCCGGCCACCTTCCGGACGAGGCCTGGGACGCAGCCGACGAGGAGGCGTTCGGAGCCCCGGTGGACGACGACGCCCCCGCTCACCGCGTCTGA